One Pirellulales bacterium genomic window carries:
- a CDS encoding acyl carrier protein produces MASVKERVIDIVAEQLGVNKEQVTPETSYVNDLGADSLDVVELVMEFEEEFDINIPDDAAEKIQTVGQTIEYIEKHQS; encoded by the coding sequence GTGGCTTCCGTTAAAGAGCGTGTCATCGACATCGTGGCCGAGCAGTTGGGGGTCAACAAGGAGCAGGTCACCCCGGAAACGTCCTACGTCAACGACTTGGGCGCCGATTCGTTGGACGTGGTTGAACTCGTGATGGAATTCGAGGAAGAATTCGACATCAATATTCCCGACGACGCGGCGGAGAAGATCCAAACCGTCGGGCAAACCATCGAATACATCGAGAAACACCAATCCTGA
- the fabF gene encoding beta-ketoacyl-ACP synthase II: MCIKRRVVVTGLGAVTSLSLKVEDLWQRILRGESGIHPLRLFDTTRYKVKFAGDIYDWSPGEYISAREEKRLDRFTQLALVAGIDAVRDSGLDFSREDPFRAGVILGSGIGGLSEIESQHLRLIQKGPDKVSAFTIPKLMVNAASGYMSIQFGLRGPNTAVATACASAANAIGDAFKTIQYGEADIMVTGGTEAAITQMGIAGFSNMKALSERNDEPAKASRPFDRDRDGFVLSEGAGLLVIEELAHAKARGARIYAELLGCGATADGGHITQPDESGAGAANAMRRALNDGGVNPDEIAYINAHGTSTPLGDQAETKAVKKIFGDHAHRLSISSTKSQLGHMLGASGGVELILTILAVRDGTIPPTINYDTPDPLCDLDYTPNEARRRDVPVAMSNSFGFGGHNASLVVGRLRNGSR, encoded by the coding sequence ATGTGCATAAAACGACGCGTCGTCGTCACCGGCCTGGGGGCGGTCACCTCGCTCAGTCTAAAAGTTGAGGATCTCTGGCAGCGGATTCTTCGCGGCGAGAGCGGCATTCACCCCTTGCGCCTGTTTGATACGACCCGATACAAGGTCAAGTTTGCCGGCGACATCTACGATTGGTCGCCGGGTGAGTATATATCGGCCAGGGAAGAAAAGCGCCTGGACCGGTTTACTCAGCTTGCGCTGGTGGCGGGGATCGACGCCGTGCGCGATTCTGGGCTCGATTTCTCGCGCGAAGATCCGTTTCGAGCCGGAGTGATTCTTGGCTCGGGCATCGGCGGCCTCAGTGAGATCGAATCGCAGCATCTCCGGCTGATCCAGAAAGGCCCGGATAAAGTCTCAGCCTTCACGATCCCCAAGCTGATGGTCAATGCAGCCAGCGGCTATATGTCGATTCAGTTTGGCCTGCGCGGCCCGAACACGGCCGTGGCCACCGCCTGCGCCAGCGCCGCCAACGCCATCGGCGACGCCTTCAAGACGATCCAATACGGCGAAGCCGACATCATGGTCACCGGCGGCACCGAGGCCGCGATCACTCAGATGGGCATCGCCGGCTTTTCCAACATGAAGGCCCTCTCGGAGCGAAACGACGAGCCGGCCAAGGCCAGCCGCCCCTTCGATCGCGATCGCGACGGGTTTGTGCTCAGCGAAGGGGCGGGGCTTTTGGTGATTGAAGAACTCGCGCACGCTAAAGCGCGCGGCGCAAGAATCTACGCGGAATTGCTCGGCTGCGGCGCGACGGCCGACGGCGGCCATATCACGCAGCCGGACGAAAGCGGCGCCGGCGCGGCCAACGCCATGCGCCGGGCGTTGAACGACGGCGGAGTCAATCCCGACGAGATCGCCTATATCAATGCCCACGGCACCAGCACACCGCTCGGCGATCAGGCCGAGACGAAGGCCGTCAAGAAAATCTTCGGCGATCATGCCCATCGGCTCAGCATCTCGAGCACGAAGAGCCAGTTGGGCCACATGCTCGGCGCGAGCGGCGGGGTCGAGCTGATCCTCACCATCCTGGCGGTCCGCGACGGGACCATTCCGCCGACGATCAACTACGATACGCCCGATCCCTTGTGCGACTTGGATTACACGCCGAACGAAGCTCGCCGGCGCGACGTGCCCGTCGCGATGAGCAACAGCTTCGGTTTCGGCGGGCACAACGCCTCGCTCGTCGTCGGCCGCCTCCGCAACGGCTCGCGGTAG